One Solanum lycopersicum chromosome 2, SLM_r2.1 genomic region harbors:
- the LOC138342112 gene encoding uncharacterized protein, whose product MTLFNPAIGKYKLIPNSLNKNLCSITSPIFGFAYDFVAEDYKVICAHYLINKYFNVVEVYSIKDQHWRTIHSAFPICPDDSSHTYLDDNQVSLNGVIYRMSYDKEIISFHLVDEKFMVTPVPRTCGERPKLHALGDGVCVFTTVGEENLIWSLEKDRWNCIHKFPTFDSLTRMSDLEPQVNPSYTRAIRDLHNGGIEVIGAVLCQISMRSQFKSVRVNLLDQVLVNGNALSPDFASCNSLLL is encoded by the exons ATCCTGCAATTGGAAAATACAAACTCATTCCAAATTCTCTGAATAAAAATCTTTGTTCGATAACATCTCCAATATTTGGTTTTGCCTATGATTTTGTGGCTGAAGATTACAAGGTTATATGTGCACATTACTTGATAAACAAATACTTCAACGTTGTTGAAGTATACTCTATTAAAGATCAACATTGGAGAACAATTCACAGTGCTTTTCCAATTTGCCCGGATGATTCTTCTCACACGTACCTAGACGATAATCAAGTTTCATTAAACGGTGTGATTTACCGGATGTCATATGACAAGGAAATTATATCTTTCCATCTAGTAGATGAAAAATTTATGGTAACACCAGTGCCAAGAACATGTGGAGAAAGGCCGAAATTACATGCATTGGGTGATGGCGTGTGTGTTTTTACAACGGTTGGCGAGGAAAATTTGATTTGGTCGCTGGAGAAAGATAGGTGGAACTGTATTCACAAGTTTCCTACTTTTGACTCACTCACTCGAATGTCAGATCTTGAACCACAAG TTAATCCTTCATACACCAGAGCTATCAGGGATCTCCATAACGGAGGGATTGAGGTCATAGGAGCAGTTTTATGCCAAATATCTATG CGCTCTCAATTCAAGTCTGTGCGAGTTAATCTTCTGGACCAAGTCCTTGTAAATGGAAATGCTCTGTCTCCTGATTTTGCTAGTTGTAACTCACTACTACTATAG